Within the Miscanthus floridulus cultivar M001 chromosome 17, ASM1932011v1, whole genome shotgun sequence genome, the region TCCGATCCGTACTCGTACAATCCAAACCCTACTTAAAAGTTAAAACTCCGCCCCGAGCAGGCGCAAGGAGTGCCGTGGTAGGTGGAATCGCCAAAATGCCCTccgtcctccaccacctcctcctcctcccgctgcTGCTCGCCGCCTCGGCCGCGGCGGCAGCCACCGCTGGCGCCGGCGGGGACCCGCCGGCGTACGAGGCGCTGTTCGACGCGTGGTGCGCGGAGCACGGGAAGGCCTACGCCACGCCCGAGGAGCGCGCGGCGCGGCTGGCCGTGTTCGCGGACAACGCGGCCTTCGTCGCGGCGCATAACGCCCGCGCCAACGCCGCTGGCGGCGGCGCGCCCCCGTCCTACACGCTCGCTCTCAACGCCTTCGCGGACCTGACGCACGACGAGTTCCGCGCCGCGCGCCTCGGTCGCAtcgcggcgggggcggcggcgctcCGGAGCCCCGCCGCGCCCGTGTACCGGGGCCTCCACGGCGGTCTGGGCGCGGTTCCCGATGCGCTGGACTGGAGGGAGAGCGGGGCCGTCACCAAGGTCAAGGACCAAGGGAGCTGCGGTGAGCTTCCGTTACTCGATTCTGCTCTATGCTTTCGTTGAAATTAGCAAAACTCAACCCATGTGTTCCCCACATCAGAGTCCAGTGTAGTGTTCAGATTGCTTGTTAAACGAAGTACACAGTAGTGAATTAATATCCATTTGACCCTTCCTAAGGAGGAGTAGATTCGATTCGTAGAATTAAGCTTAACAGTAAAAGGGAACCGAGGATGAGGAATCCAAGCCTATTTCAGACTTTTCGAATTCATCAGGTGCACCAAAACATGGAGGGTTGATCAATCGATAAGAATAGCTCACTTGCTTTTCTACGGTGGATTAAGTCACACCTCTGGTGTTTCTCATTCTGTCCAATTATGATTTTCCAATGCTTAGGGCCTCAGTGGATGTGTCACAAGTCAACCTTCAATGTTTTGTTTACATGATCATTTGCAATTGTTCCAACTAGAAGTTTGAAACTGTATGGTCTCATTCATTTGAAGCTTTCTAGATCTTTCCAGGCATTAGATCCAACACGAGTTTTGCTATGACAAAGTTAGCAAATGACTACCGCCTGTACTTTAAATTGAGTCATTTCAATGATCTGGTGACatagagatgaaaagtcacaaatGAAATCCTTCAAAAATAAGTTTCACAATGCATGTGAGATTCTTCATTGCGTTCAATGAGATGTCAGCTACATGTCTTGTTTCAATTTACAATGTGTTGCACTGAAAAATTGCGTACAGGGAAAGACTTTTAGCTTCTTACTGTTGGAATAGACGTACATGTCTTGGATATATTATGTAATGCACTTGGCCATTATGAAGCTCATAAGATTGTTGGAAATATCAGTGCTTATGCTTCAAGCAATCCAGTGTCTGTTAGGGTTATGTTAGGGTGGCTACAATAAAAATAGGGAAAAACATACGTCTTATGTAATACATACACGCAAGAGCCTTCTCAAAAATCTTGTTTTACaatgtagtagaagtagtagtagggcCACCTAGTAGGAATGATGGTTTGCACAAGTCTTATCTGCTTTGGCGTAGTCTGCCTTGAGTCCTTGACTTGTATCTAGTTTTATTTTCCCCTTCTGTTGAAGCCCGTTTTGATGATAATTCTCCTTTAAATGTTGGTGTTGATTTTTTGGTACATATTTTCAATCATTGTATGCGCCACAAGTTAATGTGCCTTAATTTCTTTATTGCTGTTCAGGAGCTTGTTGGAGTTTTTCCGCTACAGGTGCTATGGAAGGAATAAACAAAATTAAGACAGGCTCTCTGGTCAGTCTTTCTGAACAGGAACTAATTGACTGTGACAGATCTTATAATAGTGGCTGTGGTGGTGGCCTCATGGATTATGTTTATAAGTTTGTGGTTAAAAATGGTGGAATTGACACAGAGGAGGACTACCCCTATCGTGAAGCAGATGGTACATGTAACAAGAACAAGGTAACATGGGGTTGCAGAAAAGTACCTTCACAAACTGTGTAGCGCCTTTTATCATGCCATGTTTATGTGATGTGTTTTCTTATATTACAGCTGAAAAAGCGAGTTGTGACAATTGATGGTTACTCTGATGTACCTTCCAACAAAGAAGATTTGTTACTCCAGGCTGTTGCCCAGCAACCAGTTAGTGTAGGAATATGTGGCAGCGCTAGAGCATTTCAGTTATACTCCCAGGTACAGTAACTGTTTATTTCACTTCCCTTCTAATTTCAGCTATACATAATTAGTTTCTTCTGTACTAACATGTGTTACAGAACAGTAACCGTTTATTTTACTTCCCTTCTGATTTTTCTTATGCAGGGTATCTTTGATGGCCCATGTCCAACATCTCTTGATCATGCTGTGTTGATTGTGGGTTATGGTTCTGAAGGTGGCAAGGATTACTGGATTGTGAAAAACTCTTGGGGTGAAAGTTGGGGAATGAAGGGCTATATGCATATGCATCGAAACACTGGTGATTCCAAGGGTGTCTGTGGTATAAACATGATGGCATCATTTCCTACCAAATCAAGccccaatcctcctccttcaccaGGCCCAGGTCCAACCAAATGCAGTCTGCTTACATACTGTCCTGAAGGATCCACTTGTTG harbors:
- the LOC136514945 gene encoding low-temperature-induced cysteine proteinase, producing MPSVLHHLLLLPLLLAASAAAAATAGAGGDPPAYEALFDAWCAEHGKAYATPEERAARLAVFADNAAFVAAHNARANAAGGGAPPSYTLALNAFADLTHDEFRAARLGRIAAGAAALRSPAAPVYRGLHGGLGAVPDALDWRESGAVTKVKDQGSCGACWSFSATGAMEGINKIKTGSLVSLSEQELIDCDRSYNSGCGGGLMDYVYKFVVKNGGIDTEEDYPYREADGTCNKNKLKKRVVTIDGYSDVPSNKEDLLLQAVAQQPVSVGICGSARAFQLYSQGIFDGPCPTSLDHAVLIVGYGSEGGKDYWIVKNSWGESWGMKGYMHMHRNTGDSKGVCGINMMASFPTKSSPNPPPSPGPGPTKCSLLTYCPEGSTCCCSWRVLGFCLSWSCCELDNAVCCKDNKYCCPHDYPVCDTDHGLCLKASGNSSAIEGIRRKQTFSKAPSWTGWMELMDQ